One part of the Tunicatimonas pelagia genome encodes these proteins:
- a CDS encoding glycosyltransferase family 4 protein, translated as MKLLFTDFDIPYLLNDTEYAVGGACVRQYTFGKALYALGHTVGFLTWKGANRYVDQADHPFDLVETYRKEGGISGLRYFYERLPSVIRAIRAYQPDFVFHITSSFNVGTWALLCKVLGIPFVYLVANDIDCDDRIKKRLSTREWVFFRLGLKHARLIVCQNNYQLSQLQHRYPGKECIVLHNPYHQLDESIGKVPGKDREYIAWVGRFCRQKNMNALYEVARSLPHQTFKIAGKNDHPDAETQAVLDKLKSCKNVVFVGYLKRQEIAYFLSKAYAVLNTSLYEGFSNVFLEALSVGTPIVTRQVTDPDGIIAHHNLGRAVEEYQELSGAVSEVVNHSAYDVLSKRCIAYVAKYHNAQYLANKMSSKLAEILDREKVI; from the coding sequence TGGGGCATACGGTGGGTTTTCTGACTTGGAAGGGGGCTAATCGGTACGTTGACCAGGCTGATCATCCATTTGATTTAGTAGAAACGTATCGTAAAGAGGGCGGTATTAGTGGGCTGCGGTATTTCTACGAACGCTTACCCAGCGTGATCCGAGCTATCCGAGCGTATCAGCCCGATTTCGTTTTTCATATCACATCATCCTTTAATGTTGGAACCTGGGCTTTGCTTTGCAAGGTATTAGGTATTCCGTTTGTGTACCTAGTGGCCAATGATATTGATTGCGACGATAGAATTAAAAAAAGACTTAGTACCCGAGAGTGGGTATTTTTTAGATTAGGCCTAAAGCACGCTAGGTTAATCGTCTGTCAGAATAATTACCAACTTTCCCAGTTACAGCACCGCTACCCGGGTAAAGAGTGTATTGTTCTTCATAACCCGTATCATCAGTTAGATGAATCTATTGGTAAAGTTCCTGGTAAAGACCGAGAGTATATTGCCTGGGTAGGAAGGTTCTGTCGCCAGAAAAATATGAACGCTCTGTACGAAGTTGCGCGTAGTTTGCCTCATCAAACATTTAAAATAGCAGGAAAAAACGATCATCCTGATGCAGAGACTCAGGCGGTCTTAGACAAGTTGAAATCGTGCAAAAATGTGGTCTTTGTGGGTTATCTAAAGCGACAAGAAATAGCCTACTTCCTCTCAAAAGCCTACGCTGTTCTTAACACTTCGTTGTACGAGGGGTTTTCTAATGTTTTTTTGGAAGCCTTATCCGTCGGAACTCCTATTGTTACCCGGCAAGTAACTGACCCAGATGGCATTATAGCCCACCATAATTTGGGGCGAGCAGTAGAAGAATATCAAGAACTATCGGGTGCGGTGAGTGAGGTGGTTAACCACTCTGCGTATGATGTATTATCGAAGCGATGTATCGCTTACGTAGCGAAGTACCACAATGCCCAATACTTGGCCAATAAGATGAGCAGTAAGCTGGCTGAGATACTAGATCGGGAAAAGGTTATTTGA
- a CDS encoding sulfotransferase — protein sequence MVYVILGMHKSGTTLVAETLHKSGIDMVEEADQDQDYQTGNKYERLSCKEINKDILGCTDLESLDTLEDLQVSEISAQQEKQIQQVIQQCNNSYDQWGFKDPRTCITYPVWKQYLPEDHKLIVVYRHPYQVMHHYLRNKRLDDKLVRTYKSVKGWKSYNNLLLNILNTTDQDTFVFNYQDFMNDGSILEALSQFCGLPMANTIQKSNYHNQKTNNSFIKLLDLPHQQKALDIYHDLESFRSLSPNKAL from the coding sequence ATGGTATACGTGATATTGGGAATGCACAAGTCGGGGACTACACTCGTAGCGGAGACACTGCATAAGTCTGGGATTGATATGGTAGAAGAGGCCGACCAAGATCAAGACTACCAAACTGGTAATAAGTACGAACGCCTTTCCTGCAAAGAGATCAATAAAGATATTTTGGGTTGCACCGACTTAGAGAGTCTGGATACCTTAGAAGATTTACAAGTATCCGAGATTAGTGCCCAGCAAGAAAAGCAAATACAGCAGGTTATTCAACAGTGTAATAATTCTTACGATCAGTGGGGCTTCAAAGACCCCAGAACGTGCATTACCTACCCTGTCTGGAAGCAGTATTTACCCGAAGACCATAAACTTATTGTTGTCTACCGACATCCCTATCAGGTAATGCACCATTACCTCCGCAACAAACGGTTGGATGATAAACTAGTACGAACCTACAAGTCGGTGAAGGGGTGGAAATCGTATAACAACCTACTACTAAATATTCTGAATACTACCGATCAGGATACTTTCGTTTTTAACTACCAAGATTTTATGAATGACGGTAGTATTCTTGAAGCACTCTCCCAGTTTTGTGGCCTACCCATGGCTAATACTATTCAGAAAAGTAACTATCACAATCAGAAAACCAACAACAGCTTTATTAAGCTACTAGACCTACCTCATCAGCAGAAAGCACTTGACATTTATCATGACCTGGAATCATTCCGGTCGCTTAGTCCGAATAAAGCGTTATGA
- a CDS encoding glycosyltransferase yields MSSKPTVTKIIIIVDTMVAGGKERRLLELLKGLENNETISVCLVILSNLVEYEEVHHLAIQTVFLPRRGKKDFTIFYKLYRVIKKFNPDIIQSWSSVASVFLLPTVLSSKAQFINAIIADAPWAVKPFSSRWWHLKLSFPLSDAIISNSEAGIKAYNAPSQKSYCIPNGIDLARFDHLPDASEVRRRFGITTTYVVGMVASFRGAKDYSTYLKAAQYVLEHRYDVTFMAIGDGKDLAGLSKMYENEEKIIFTGRIADIEAVVNIFNVGVLITDHRMHGEGIPNSVMEYMALSKPVIATDAGGTTELVLDQITGLICQQRDPHDLKEKIVYLLDHSPIALAMGKAGRERIEASFTLDTMTQAYLQLYN; encoded by the coding sequence ATGAGCTCAAAGCCAACAGTTACCAAGATTATTATTATTGTAGATACTATGGTGGCGGGCGGAAAAGAACGCCGACTGTTGGAGTTACTGAAGGGATTAGAGAACAACGAAACAATATCGGTTTGTCTTGTCATCTTATCTAATTTAGTAGAATACGAAGAGGTACACCATTTAGCTATTCAAACTGTCTTTCTTCCTCGGAGAGGAAAAAAAGATTTTACGATATTTTACAAGCTTTATCGGGTCATCAAAAAATTTAACCCTGATATTATTCAGAGTTGGTCTTCGGTTGCCTCGGTGTTCCTATTACCTACCGTATTATCGAGTAAGGCTCAGTTTATTAATGCTATTATTGCGGATGCTCCTTGGGCAGTTAAACCATTTAGCAGTCGGTGGTGGCACCTAAAGCTTTCTTTTCCACTCTCTGATGCTATCATCAGCAATTCGGAAGCAGGTATAAAAGCATACAATGCCCCGTCTCAGAAAAGCTACTGTATTCCCAACGGTATTGACCTAGCCCGCTTCGATCATTTACCCGATGCTTCTGAGGTACGTCGCCGGTTTGGTATAACTACCACCTACGTAGTGGGCATGGTGGCCAGCTTCCGGGGAGCTAAAGATTATAGCACCTACCTAAAAGCTGCTCAGTATGTGCTGGAGCATCGATACGATGTTACTTTTATGGCAATAGGAGATGGAAAAGACTTGGCGGGACTATCTAAAATGTATGAAAATGAAGAAAAAATTATTTTTACCGGAAGAATCGCGGATATTGAAGCAGTAGTTAATATATTTAATGTTGGGGTGCTAATTACTGACCACCGAATGCACGGAGAAGGAATTCCCAATTCGGTTATGGAATACATGGCACTAAGCAAACCGGTAATCGCGACCGATGCTGGAGGTACTACTGAACTAGTATTGGACCAGATAACCGGATTGATTTGCCAGCAGCGCGATCCCCACGATCTAAAAGAAAAAATAGTGTATTTACTTGATCATTCACCAATAGCACTGGCTATGGGAAAAGCAGGAAGAGAAAGAATAGAGGCAAGCTTTACGCTTGACACAATGACCCAAGCTTACCTTCAATTGTACAATTAA
- a CDS encoding glycosyltransferase family 4 protein has translation MSVQKILFIHAGSFSMVNAVLKDKLQDSFPDYPVHDLEMYDVLRKNKVILFLNIFHFVKEYGADFILGRRKIREARRFFVSTLYIFDFFKNHLEKNIDISQYVFSLQTQSIYDFELHGLPHFIYTDHTNLCNFFYPTLSLAPSRLVKSDMYHARETELYQNTRKIFVMGNHTKQSLVHQYGIDERNVVEVGCGGNISVPATINTSKYWAKNILFVGDRWELKGGWVLIEAFKIARKHYPEATLNIVGSKPPVADVEGCYAVERVPLDVLKSYYEQASIFCMPSIVETFGIVFVEAMYYRLPIVTSNIGSNSFTIQDGVSGIITDGSVYQISRALISLLGNEEKCQTYGEAGYKLACEKYTWNVILDQMSSEISSEVRSLRGDRYQAVRNGS, from the coding sequence ATGAGTGTTCAGAAAATTTTATTTATTCATGCAGGTAGCTTTTCTATGGTAAATGCTGTGTTGAAGGATAAATTACAAGATTCTTTTCCTGACTATCCGGTGCATGATCTGGAGATGTATGACGTATTGCGGAAAAACAAAGTTATATTATTCTTAAATATTTTTCACTTCGTAAAGGAATACGGAGCTGACTTTATTTTAGGACGAAGGAAAATTAGAGAAGCAAGACGTTTTTTTGTAAGCACACTCTATATTTTTGACTTTTTTAAGAATCATCTAGAAAAAAATATAGATATAAGTCAGTACGTATTTTCTCTGCAAACCCAGTCAATCTATGATTTTGAGTTGCACGGGTTGCCACATTTTATTTATACTGACCATACTAACTTATGTAATTTCTTTTATCCTACGCTGAGCTTAGCACCGAGCCGTTTGGTTAAGTCTGACATGTACCACGCTCGGGAAACGGAGTTGTACCAGAATACTCGCAAAATATTCGTAATGGGAAATCATACCAAACAGTCGCTGGTGCATCAGTATGGTATAGATGAAAGAAACGTTGTAGAAGTAGGGTGCGGTGGCAATATTTCGGTTCCAGCTACCATCAATACCTCAAAATATTGGGCCAAAAACATCCTTTTTGTCGGCGATCGCTGGGAGCTAAAGGGAGGATGGGTACTTATTGAAGCTTTTAAAATTGCCCGAAAGCATTATCCGGAGGCCACCCTCAATATTGTTGGCTCCAAACCTCCCGTGGCCGACGTGGAAGGTTGTTATGCCGTAGAGCGAGTACCGCTAGATGTATTAAAGAGCTATTATGAGCAGGCTAGCATTTTTTGTATGCCTTCTATTGTAGAAACGTTTGGTATTGTGTTCGTAGAAGCGATGTACTACCGGCTTCCTATCGTAACTAGTAATATTGGGTCTAATAGCTTTACCATACAAGACGGAGTATCAGGTATTATCACCGACGGAAGTGTTTATCAGATTAGCCGAGCCTTAATCTCGCTGCTTGGCAACGAAGAGAAGTGCCAGACATACGGAGAAGCTGGCTACAAATTAGCCTGTGAAAAGTATACCTGGAATGTTATACTAGATCAAATGAGTTCGGAAATATCGAGTGAGGTAAGGAGCCTTCGAGGAGATCGATACCAAGCTGTTAGAAACGGTAGCTAA
- a CDS encoding glycosyltransferase family 4 protein — MSTISSPTTITSTLRALDMEKERVILILTPDLNNICGVAGYFNTLSLHHGPFKVEYFEINKAHKEGKVAKLFRMAFNYLQFTIKILTNSYELVHINPSFNKRSFLRDTVFCGICLLFRKKIVVLFHGWEDDFEKRVRTNKVYRFLFRHTFMKAANYVVLSSIFKDKLASLGVVPSSRFWINTTAATPPQTLSLSKKLDVYQPDEIHLLFIARIVKGKGMYIAVDAFEQVKKKVPDCNLHLHIAGEGNELASVKDYVRGLDYQNIHFHGYVLSQEKDRLFMSSDIMLFPTFYPEGLPTSIMEGMMYGLPIVSRSNAGIPDVVEHEINGFLSESKDPSVFAAFLHKIITSPELYKRIAQANHLKAINNFSSQHVKQRILSVYQEVIDN; from the coding sequence ATGAGCACTATTTCCTCTCCAACCACAATTACGTCTACTCTTCGTGCATTAGACATGGAGAAAGAACGTGTTATTTTAATCCTTACCCCCGATTTAAATAATATCTGTGGAGTTGCTGGCTACTTCAATACGCTAAGTTTACATCATGGCCCCTTCAAGGTAGAATACTTCGAGATTAATAAGGCACATAAAGAAGGAAAGGTAGCCAAACTGTTCAGAATGGCTTTCAACTACCTTCAATTTACTATTAAGATTCTTACCAACTCCTACGAGCTGGTGCATATCAACCCATCGTTTAATAAGCGCTCGTTTCTGCGAGACACTGTTTTTTGCGGGATTTGCCTACTCTTTAGGAAGAAAATTGTGGTACTATTTCACGGTTGGGAAGATGATTTTGAAAAAAGGGTGCGAACCAATAAAGTATATCGATTTCTATTTCGGCATACATTCATGAAGGCAGCTAATTACGTGGTACTAAGCTCCATTTTTAAGGATAAGTTAGCTAGCCTAGGAGTTGTGCCATCTTCTCGGTTTTGGATTAATACTACCGCCGCCACCCCACCACAAACACTTAGCCTTTCTAAAAAACTAGATGTGTACCAGCCAGACGAAATACACCTGCTCTTTATCGCCCGAATTGTAAAGGGAAAAGGAATGTATATTGCTGTAGATGCTTTTGAGCAAGTGAAAAAGAAAGTACCTGATTGCAACCTCCATTTGCATATTGCAGGAGAAGGTAATGAGCTGGCTAGTGTTAAGGATTACGTGAGAGGACTAGACTATCAAAACATTCACTTTCACGGATATGTGCTCAGCCAAGAAAAAGACCGTCTTTTCATGTCCTCCGATATTATGCTGTTCCCTACCTTCTATCCCGAAGGACTACCTACGTCTATCATGGAGGGGATGATGTACGGATTACCGATTGTATCGCGCAGTAATGCGGGCATACCCGATGTAGTTGAACACGAAATAAATGGCTTCCTTTCTGAGAGTAAAGATCCCTCCGTATTTGCCGCTTTCCTTCATAAGATTATCACCTCACCGGAGCTTTACAAACGAATTGCTCAGGCTAACCACCTAAAGGCAATAAATAATTTTTCTAGTCAGCACGTTAAGCAGCGTATCCTGAGCGTGTATCAAGAGGTAATTGATAATTAA
- a CDS encoding response regulator, whose amino-acid sequence MVRVLLIDDDEINNFTVEAVLGKVDFIKSYEIKESGWEALDYLRKCEEENHFPDLIFVDINMPEMDGHEFIERYEEAFWNKHPTTKISMLSSSISESDRKKSMAYSSVSEYAFKPLTKEKLTTIAS is encoded by the coding sequence ATGGTTCGAGTCTTACTTATTGATGATGATGAAATCAATAACTTTACCGTAGAAGCAGTACTGGGTAAAGTAGATTTTATTAAAAGTTACGAAATTAAAGAAAGCGGCTGGGAAGCACTGGATTATTTACGAAAGTGCGAAGAAGAGAATCACTTTCCCGATTTAATCTTTGTAGATATTAACATGCCCGAAATGGATGGGCACGAATTTATAGAACGCTACGAAGAGGCCTTCTGGAATAAACACCCGACTACAAAAATTAGTATGCTCAGTAGCTCAATAAGTGAGTCTGATCGAAAAAAATCTATGGCATATTCGTCGGTATCTGAGTACGCTTTCAAGCCACTCACTAAAGAGAAGCTGACGACTATTGCATCATAA
- a CDS encoding Maf family nucleotide pyrophosphatase, which translates to MMNYKLILGSQSPRRQQLMQELGFIFTTRVISIDEDFPEDLAVEQVAEYLAIEKGKAHLDSIAADELVITADTTVVVGQEVLNKPLSAEEARTMLRKLSGCSHHVISGVCLTTQQWQRSFSEQTMVHFASLTAEEISFYVEKYQPLDKAGGYAIQEWIGMIGISGIEGSYFNVVGLPVHQLYQTLKKVILNKG; encoded by the coding sequence ATGATGAACTATAAACTTATTTTAGGATCACAATCGCCCCGGCGACAACAACTCATGCAGGAGTTAGGCTTTATTTTCACTACCCGGGTTATCAGTATTGACGAAGATTTTCCAGAGGATTTGGCGGTGGAACAAGTAGCTGAGTATTTAGCGATAGAAAAGGGCAAAGCTCACCTTGATTCCATTGCTGCTGACGAGCTGGTGATTACAGCCGATACTACCGTCGTAGTTGGGCAAGAGGTACTTAACAAACCTCTATCAGCGGAAGAAGCGCGCACAATGCTTAGAAAGCTCTCCGGGTGCTCGCACCACGTAATATCCGGAGTATGTCTAACCACCCAGCAGTGGCAACGTAGCTTTTCCGAGCAAACTATGGTTCATTTTGCTTCGCTCACTGCCGAAGAAATATCGTTTTACGTAGAAAAATATCAACCTCTGGATAAGGCCGGAGGATATGCTATTCAAGAGTGGATTGGCATGATTGGCATTAGCGGTATTGAGGGCTCTTACTTCAACGTGGTAGGCCTACCAGTTCATCAGCTCTACCAGACACTGAAAAAAGTAATTTTAAATAAAGGCTAG
- a CDS encoding DUF1015 domain-containing protein, translating to MAVIKPFRGWRYAPKLTNQISRLISPPFDVVSFKQRVALYQEPYNSIHLSVPKPGDSAQNTAQLLSQWKTEGVLRQDTLAALYTYYQCFQLPGLPKFFCRKGFIAMIEATFWEENIVLRHEDTIPSSVNDRADLLAATQLHASPTHGLYTDAEHRLEPLIDQSMTQVIYEAEDYQGVRDMFGMITDSQVIQQFVSTLRDKPIILADGHHRYEGSLIHRRASMKNNLSHTGKEGYNYHMMYLTNTESEDLVILPTHRLISDLPNITTEAVLQKIADYFTIIPVENGSDIPEIIAGKPWTFGLLIGSECYKIRLKPEAFSTLDWNLHPDVKALETVVLHHFFIDKVLGIPQKEQSRSPHIHYDRSFASCFAKADRQEVQMALITNGVSIEEVKKVCYSGNVMPQKSTYFYPKAIGGFVFGSIHDDEL from the coding sequence ATGGCCGTTATAAAGCCCTTCCGGGGATGGCGCTACGCCCCCAAGTTAACAAATCAAATAAGTAGATTAATCTCCCCTCCATTTGATGTAGTGTCTTTCAAGCAGCGAGTGGCACTGTATCAAGAACCCTACAATAGCATTCACTTATCGGTACCCAAACCGGGCGACTCAGCTCAAAATACGGCTCAACTGCTCAGCCAATGGAAGACAGAAGGCGTACTACGACAAGACACATTGGCGGCACTCTATACTTATTATCAATGCTTTCAACTACCGGGGCTACCCAAATTCTTTTGCCGAAAAGGATTTATTGCCATGATTGAAGCGACTTTCTGGGAAGAAAATATTGTTCTCCGGCACGAAGACACTATTCCCAGCTCCGTAAATGACCGGGCTGACTTACTGGCGGCTACACAGCTGCACGCCAGCCCTACCCACGGTTTATACACTGATGCCGAACATCGCTTAGAACCTCTGATAGACCAAAGTATGACTCAGGTTATTTACGAAGCCGAAGACTATCAGGGAGTTCGAGATATGTTTGGAATGATTACTGACTCCCAAGTGATTCAGCAGTTTGTCAGTACGCTACGCGATAAGCCTATTATCCTGGCTGATGGGCACCACCGCTACGAAGGCTCACTCATTCATCGTCGGGCAAGTATGAAGAATAATCTAAGCCATACGGGGAAAGAAGGGTACAACTACCATATGATGTACCTGACTAATACCGAATCGGAGGATCTGGTAATTTTGCCCACCCACCGACTTATTAGTGATTTACCAAATATCACTACTGAAGCAGTGTTACAGAAAATAGCGGATTATTTTACTATCATACCAGTTGAGAATGGCTCGGATATTCCCGAGATTATTGCCGGAAAGCCGTGGACCTTCGGACTATTAATTGGCTCGGAATGCTACAAAATCCGACTAAAACCCGAGGCATTTTCCACGCTAGACTGGAATTTACACCCTGATGTAAAAGCATTAGAAACAGTAGTGCTACATCACTTTTTTATCGATAAAGTTTTAGGAATTCCTCAAAAGGAGCAGTCTCGCTCACCGCACATTCACTACGACCGTAGTTTTGCCAGTTGCTTTGCCAAAGCAGATCGCCAGGAAGTTCAAATGGCCTTAATCACCAATGGGGTCAGTATTGAAGAAGTTAAAAAGGTATGCTACAGCGGTAATGTTATGCCCCAGAAATCGACTTATTTTTACCCAAAAGCCATTGGCGGCTTTGTTTTTGGCTCTATTCACGATGATGAACTATAA
- the accC gene encoding acetyl-CoA carboxylase biotin carboxylase subunit, which yields MKSIRRILIANRGEIAVRIIRSARELGIETVAVYSDADRLAPHVQLADFAVNIGPALSAQSYLNIPNILKACQQTEADAIHPGYGFLSENAEFARRVEEAGIIFVGPSPSAISTMGSKLAAKAAVSAFDVPLVPGTDKPIENETEAKQIARKIGYPVLIKASAGGGGKGMRIVHSEDQLAEQMERAVSEATSAFGDGSVFIEKFITAPKHIEIQIVGDQHGNYAYLFERECSIQRRYQKVIEEAPSAIVSDKMREAMGQAAIEVARACQYEGAGTVEFVVGDDLKFYFLEMNTRLQVEHPVTELITGVDLVKEQIHIAEGHPLSFSQDDLTIRGHALEVRVYAEDPTNNFLPDTGTLQTYRCPQGPGVRVDDGIEQGMDISVYYDPMIAKLVTYGQDREEAIARMLRAIGEYQISGVATTLPFCRFVLQHPEFISGRFTTKFVDEYYQPENLTEELTSDEQTLAVALAGKLLLEQQQRSKPLEPTFSSSVNRFWKSRRFE from the coding sequence ATGAAATCTATTCGCCGTATCTTGATAGCCAACCGAGGAGAAATTGCCGTTCGTATTATACGTTCAGCCCGAGAGCTAGGCATTGAAACTGTGGCCGTATACAGTGATGCTGATCGCCTAGCACCCCACGTGCAATTAGCTGATTTTGCGGTAAATATCGGCCCGGCTCTTTCGGCTCAGTCGTATCTAAACATTCCAAACATCCTAAAAGCCTGTCAGCAAACGGAGGCTGATGCTATTCACCCTGGCTACGGTTTTCTGTCAGAAAATGCCGAATTCGCCCGACGAGTAGAGGAAGCAGGAATTATTTTCGTTGGCCCCAGCCCTTCAGCCATTAGTACGATGGGAAGTAAATTAGCGGCTAAAGCAGCCGTATCGGCATTTGATGTTCCGCTAGTACCAGGCACCGATAAACCCATTGAAAATGAAACCGAAGCAAAACAGATAGCCCGAAAGATCGGGTACCCGGTACTGATTAAAGCCAGTGCGGGTGGCGGCGGTAAAGGAATGCGGATTGTACACAGTGAAGACCAGTTAGCCGAGCAAATGGAGCGGGCCGTAAGCGAAGCTACCTCTGCCTTTGGCGATGGATCAGTATTTATTGAAAAATTCATCACTGCCCCCAAACACATCGAAATTCAGATTGTAGGCGACCAGCACGGCAATTATGCTTACCTGTTTGAGCGAGAGTGCTCTATTCAGCGTCGTTACCAAAAGGTAATTGAAGAAGCACCTTCAGCCATAGTTTCGGATAAGATGCGGGAGGCGATGGGACAAGCCGCCATTGAAGTGGCTCGAGCCTGCCAGTACGAAGGAGCCGGCACCGTAGAATTTGTGGTAGGCGACGACTTGAAGTTTTATTTTTTAGAAATGAACACCCGTTTGCAAGTAGAGCATCCAGTTACCGAACTAATTACGGGCGTAGATTTGGTGAAGGAGCAAATTCATATTGCTGAAGGGCATCCACTCTCTTTTTCTCAAGATGATCTCACTATTCGGGGACATGCCCTGGAAGTGCGGGTATACGCCGAAGACCCTACCAATAATTTCTTACCAGATACCGGAACCCTACAAACCTACCGTTGCCCTCAAGGTCCGGGCGTTCGAGTAGACGATGGTATTGAGCAAGGAATGGATATTTCGGTGTACTACGACCCCATGATTGCCAAACTAGTTACCTACGGGCAAGATCGGGAAGAGGCTATTGCCCGAATGCTACGTGCTATCGGCGAGTACCAAATTAGCGGAGTAGCCACTACCCTTCCCTTCTGCCGCTTTGTACTTCAGCATCCCGAGTTTATCTCCGGCCGATTTACCACCAAGTTTGTCGATGAATACTACCAACCGGAAAATCTAACCGAAGAGTTAACATCCGATGAACAAACATTGGCTGTGGCATTGGCCGGAAAACTTCTGCTAGAACAACAGCAACGTAGTAAACCGCTAGAACCTACCTTTTCTTCATCTGTTAATCGTTTTTGGAAAAGCAGAAGGTTTGAATAG